In the Triticum aestivum cultivar Chinese Spring chromosome 2B, IWGSC CS RefSeq v2.1, whole genome shotgun sequence genome, ACAAATGCAACAATCCTGAAGAAGAGACCATACATGAACAGAACCACAATACAGAGTTGGTAGTTGTGAATATTGAAACCACTCCTGAACAGCAAGCCGCAGCGAGTTATTAGCCAAACTCCAGGATACCTGAAAGAAAGATAACAGAGTAGCAAAAAAGTGAGCACGAATGGAAGTTTACAAACTCCATATATAACGCAACAATCTCGCATGCATTTGGATGCAGTATTTATTGACAGGAGGTGTTCATGAGAAGAAAGAAATAACCTTTTTGCGTTTGCGATTATGAAGCCCTCTAGTGCCCACTTTGGATAGCTCATATTCTTGAGAAATGTAGGGGTGGTCCTTTGTGTGGATAACAAGGTCAGAACAACAGGTATCAGTGCAGAGCACTGCAGAAGAAAAAATATATCAGGTGAGTTAGTCTGTGTATATGTGACGAATCATCGACAGTATGATTAATCAGCAAGAATATACGTACCAGCTGCGCCGAGCCAGGATTGAAACAGATGGCGAAAGTGTATCCAATCCCAGTCACACAATACACAAGCGAGAGGAGTATGATGTAATTACTGCCGATCGATGATCTCGGATTGTTGAAGTAGTAAAACATGGAGAGGTAAATGATTGGCTTTAAAGCTGTGTTGAAATGATCGATTGTATCCCTGGCAAGAAAGTAGTGTCCCGTGCTGAGCTGTACCTTTAGTGTTTGTTTATCTTATCAAAGATAGGTAAAAATATCCTGCCGCTGAAAacattcttttcttttattttccttctctttttttttcttaacCTCTATTTTAAGCTCTTTGTAGTGTCCCGTGCTGAGCTGTACCTTTAGTGTTTGTTTATCTTATCCCCATTGTAGTTGGTCTTTGTTTTCACATACGCTTGCAGGTGCCTCCATACGGACAATAACTAGGAGGTAGAAGATGTGCAAGGTGTGTATATGTTCCATTGTTCTGTCAAATATTACATGGCTCACTCTGTAATTTAAAGCAATCTCTCTTGCTTCGTGCAGCATAAGTTAGGAAGAACAAATGTTGTCAAAAAATAATGCTTATATATTGTTGCTTTAGTCGTTCACTGTTTCAGAAGGTAGCCAACAACTACCAGGGACAGGGAGGTAGAAGGTGTTCAACGTGTGTTTATGTTCTATTGTTCTGTCAAATATTATGGCTCACTCTGTGATCCGGAGAAATCTCACTTGCTTCCAGCATCATAGTTAGCAAGAAAACAATGTTGTTCCAAAATTAATGCTTATATATTGTTGCTTTCGTCTTTCACAATTTCAACTAAAAATTTTGGCCCAAAATTTTTATTGATGCATGATTATCACCATGTATTCTCGGTCTGATCGTGCTAGATAGTTTTATTGTCAAACATTGATACTTTAAATTTTTCGCAACCTTATACATTATCCCGGCGATCCGATCATGCCTGTTACATTGATATATCATTGCATTACATCTAATAAGCACTAACATATATTGCCATAGGTATGCACAAATATCAGCTATTCGGTTGCCATTGGTAGTGTTCATTTCTCTACTGATGTGCCTAGTATGTCTTTTTTTTTCAGTTGGGATCATACACTGTAGTTCATATTTTGTTTATTATAGCGGGATAAGAAgagccaaaaaaaagagaaaaggtgaGACTGTTCTTGCCCCCTGGATCAACAATGTTCAGTTGTACCCTTCGTAGTGTTCATTTCTTTAGTGATGTGCCCATTGTGTGTTATTTTGATTTCGGGATCATAAACTACAGTTCATTTTTTACACCAGAATAAAATGTTCCGAATGTCGACTATTTTAATGCAAGGTGGGACTGTTATTACCTATCGATTATGTTCATAAAAAGCCTACAACTATCTTTTGTTAAACATGAaatatatttgaactttttggaGATCAATTATGCACTAACACATGGATACATCTCAATTTTGACAACACAACGCAATCCTAATATGATATCCTATAACAATAAAATTGATCCCGACTAACTATCTTTTCTTCCCATGCAAACTATCCATGTCATCGTAATTAAATCTACAAGGGGCCTCGACACTTCGTCTTCTCGCTTCGCCTCGAATTGGTACCTTTGTTTGATCTCCCAATATGGTTTGTTCCTGACCATAGCATAAACAAAAGATATCTCATAATGCAACTATTACATTATACATGTTAAATTCCCTTTATTTTACTTTTTTGTTGCAGAGAACTCCCCTTTTCCAAAACTaagatttttttatataaaaagttTTGCAAggattcccgcagcaacgcgcggggtatcatctagtttattACTATTAGAGATACACACATCATTGTCCACTGATTTTTTTCAGCCCAGACTCATCTGCATCCgatcaaaaaaatcacaaaaaaatacaaaaaagttTTTAAAATCTATTTTTTTACACGGTAGATAATTTGGTGTGTAAGACACGCTCCAAATTTCAGATCATTTAGACATATAAGTAACTcttagcaaaaaagacaaattaggTCAGAACAGTACATGAACAATAAACTTTTTTACAGAAtgcaaatttgtcttttttgccgagagccaTTCAGATGTCCAGACAATCTAAAATTTGGAGCACATctcacgcaccaaattatctatCATGGAatttatttttagaatttttttagtatttgttttgaattgttTCTTCATATATcgggggtgcagatgagcctggacaCCGAATCGTTGCTCTCCCTAATTTATATTTATTCATAATTATTCAGACACATGCATATGATCGATGGGAttgaaaagaaagaaggagaaaaAAATAGAGGTTACTTCCCTATTAAGTATGTATACATCCCTCTCCATCATGATAGGCTCGGGGGAGAGGATATTCAACCACTAGtagataagattttgaagaggatTGCTGGTTGGGGAGATAAACTCATCTCGTATAAGGGAGACTTGTCCTCATTTAGGCTTGTCTTTGTGGGTATTTCTGTTTATCTTCcatctttttaaaaaaaaatctaagTGTGGGCCATTGAGTTGATTAACACCCAAATGGTCCATTGTTTATAGAATGACTTTAAAGGTCACATAAAGCTTCACTTGGCCAATTGGatactactccctctattcctaaatataagtctttttaaagatttcaacagTCAGGGTTAGTTTGCATGAAGAAAGAAATTGGTGGGTCATTTGGCCAGGAGGTTGGATCAAAATATACTCTGAGGGAGAAAGAAAACTTTGAAGGGTCATGGTTGATCATAACTATAGAACTAATATGCCGAATACTTTTATGAGCTGACCTCTAGATTTTGGAAGGGGGTCATTTGTGTTGTTTAGGCCATCAAGTTTGGATACAGATAGCAAGGGTAATGGGGAGACATCTACAACTATTGAGGATACCTTTGATGGACAACAGATTAAGCTTACTTTCAGAAGGATTTTCATATTTTATAGAAGGAGAGCACCACCTCCTCCTTCATTGACGCAATGGTGGAGGACGATGACCTCAGAGACCGTTGGCGACGATGCCACAATCCAGAGCTCCCTTCATTGTCCAGCACCGAGAACCAACCATTGCCGCCAGAAGTGTCCATCGTTGgtcaaggaggagagagaggggagggtcgAAGACGATGTGAGGAGAGAGGGCAAGAGATGAGAGGAGAGGCGAGGCGAGGATGGGGTTGGCCAGCGCAGACTGCCTGCTTACATAGCCGGGGCAGGTGGACCGACAACGCTTCAATGCCGCGCGACGGCCCAAGTAGGCTTCTCAGTCTCTGTGTGAGCATTGAAGTGCCGTCACCCTCCCGTCCGGTCATGTCTGTCTCATTGCGCCGTCCATTCGCGTCTGCTTTAGAGCGGCAAACCAACATGAATGCGCGGAGACAGTTCTGGAGCGGGATGCTCCGCGCGACATGACTATCGGTGGGGCTAGGCAGTCAGACGCCTTCGTGGCGGAGGTCTAGGCGCCCACAAACCTCCCCAGGTTTGCCTCCAGCTTGCGGGAACTCGAACGTGCGGACATGTCCGCAGATGTTTGATGGACGGCGTTGGAGGGCGCAAATTGTCCACACAACGTGGTTCAGACGTTTGCGGGCGGTTTGGTGtatagcgttggagatgcccttagactcAAAACAACAGATGAAGGCTTAATCTAAGACCCTCTTAGCTGGGGAATGTGCGCTAAGGAGGGTGACAACTGCGAATGGCTTTCATGACATTTTTAGTTGTAGGGAGGTGACAATTTCTGTATAGCAGGATAATTTCATGGTAGAGAAGACATTTTTTTTTCTAAAACACCATCATTTGATCTTGATCAAGCGGCATTCCCTGAAAGTTTCTTCCAAGCGAACGTTCACTACTTAGCATTACCGTTGATCTAaccttttttttttctctttttgagCAACTCCGTCCGTTGATCTAACTAGAGCACATTCGGCCTGGCAACCAGCCCAACGTGTAAAAGAGCCCATCCGGCTGGAGCACTACTGATAGCCAGAAGAACTAGCCCATGGGCCGTGGCTGGTGACGGCTGAGGCGAGCCTGCGGGCATGGAACCGCGCCGTGCTGCAGCGGCTGGCCGGCGGGCACGGCCGTCCATCCCGGCTGACCGGTGAACCGCACGCGCTGCGCAGGGGCCTGGAGCCCTGCACCACGGCGGCCCGTGAGATGTTTTGTCTTTTGCTAACTTATTATTGTGAGATGTATTGTTTTTTATATTCAGTCATTCATTTATTTTGATATGaatttatttatatatttattttaGGATCAGATGTTTTTTAATTGGGGCACACTCGTACGTAAATCTGCTGCTTACTCACAATTGGAGTTTTGTTGGACTACCTTTAGTCTGTTGCCCAAAAAGTTCCAAGTGGTACTCTCAAATTCAAACATTAAGTCAATTATGTAAAACATATTTTTTTTTAATATTGTAGTTTCATTTGATTtctcatatctataattttgaaaATTCATGTACACTAGTTCTACTTCAATTAATCATTTTGCAATTGGATTTTAGAAGCAGAGGATATTCAACTAAAAAAGGCGGAGAAAATTAAGATGAGAAAAATATTTGTTTAATATCTTTATATAATTGTAATTGTTTTTATATATGTGCCTGACATCCTCTGCAAAAAGCAAAAAAATCGGTTATTCGTGAAAGCCTCTTCATCTGAGCTGCCATTGCTGGACTGCTGAATCATGATATACACCAGTAAATTGAATCTTACCCGCAAAACAAGAGAACCTAAGAACTTGAAATATATGAAAGGGCAATTGTACATGTCGAGTGGCGAAAATTAATGTGGGCAAACAAAATGGTGTCAGCAGTGTTGACTCTTTTGTACATCTGTGTCTGAATTCTGTTATTTGTATCTCTCTGTGACTATTCTATAATTTTCAGTAAGAAAAAACATCACAAAATATTTACAAATGTACAGGGAAAAAAATGAAGAGATTAAATATGAAAAAATTGGTGCAATTGCACTCCCCTCATCTCTTCTTCAGCAGAACCATTGCCACAAATGCAACAATCCTGAAGAAGAGACCATACATGAACAGAACCACAATACAGAGTTGGTAGTTGTGAATATTGAAACCACTCCTGAACAGCAAGCCGCAGCGAGTTATTAGCCAAACTCCAGGATACCTGAAAGAAAGATAACAGAGTAGCAAAAAAGTGAGCACGAATGGAAGTTTACAAACTCCATATATAACGCGACAATCTCGCATGCATTTGGATGCAGTATTTATTGACAGGAGGTGTTCATGAGAAGAAAGAAATAACCTTTTTGCGTTTGCGATTATGAAGCCCTCTAGTGCCCACTTTGGATAGCTCATATTCTTGAGAAATGTAGGGGTGGTCCTTTGTGTGGATAACAAGGTCAGAACAACAGGTATCAGTGCAGAGCACTGCAGAAGAAAAAATATATCAGGTGAGTTAGTCTGTGTATATGTGACGAATCATCGACAGTATGATTAATCAGCAAGAATATACGTACCAGCTGCGCCGAGCCAGGATTGAAACAGATGGCGAAAGTGTATCCAATCCCAGTCACACAATACACAAGCGAGAGGAGTATGATGTAATTACTGCCGATCGATGATCTCGGATTGTTGAAGTAGTAAAACATGGAGAGGTAAATGATTGGCTTTAAAGCTGTGTTGAAATGATCGATTGTATCCCTGGCAAGAAAGTATGCCAATGTGCTCATCCCAGATTCTCTTTCCCTCAAGTACTGCAATCGCTCAAGTGAAAATGACCTTAATGCCGCAATCTTGCACAGAAGAGCTGCACCATGGATTCATGGCAACTCAAGTCAGAGAGCTTTCACAAAGTAAGGTATACATAACAAGGTGGTGTCTGAATAATTGATGAACTTACAAACGGCAATGATCGTGTAAATATAGCCCGGCATCCCAAATGTGGGGTCACTGAGTTTTGCAATTGTCCCCAAGCAGATCCCAGCTAGACCTAGTATCAGGAAATCAACCCCAAGCAGTCTGCCTTCACGCAGCCGCTGTTTCGTAACTCTGCAAGGAAAATACATGAAGTAACAACTGATCAGGTATGCATTCATATTTTTTTTTCAGAAGAAGCTTGTAACTGTATGTACTGAGTGTACCTACCTTCCGAGGAAGAACTTGTATTGCTTTAGGATTCCTGGTGTTCTTCTGCTGGACAGATCACCAGGTTTCGACAAACGGTGCTCAAGACGGTTGCGTTCTTGTGCAAAAGCGTTGCTTACGCCTGCAGGGAGGCAATGAGGGGTCGATCCAGACATTGAGCGGTTGATATCGACATCCGGGCTTTGTTCACCCATTGCCTTGAGATCATCTTTCATGTCACCCGGCACTTCGTAGCCATTGTACAGCATCCAGTGCACCGGTAAGTGCTTCGCCTTAATGCCTGACTCGGGCTTCACGATGCCTTCAAGAATGTCAATGTAGTGGTCTGGCGGGTTTACACGGTCGGGGACGTGAATTCCAAGAGTTGAGAAGTAGTCCTCAATGGTCTTGATGGGACCATTGTAAACGATAAGGCCTCCTTTTGCCAGAAGTATCAAATCATCAAACATGTTGTACAATGTGTAGCTGAAGAATGTATAAAAGAAGATATAAGAACCCTTTCAGAAAGATCAGAGTTATCTCAAGGAAAACAGATTCTGGTTCGAGAACTACCTTGGTTGGTGAACCACGGCACAAATGTTCACCCCTTCAAGTGCCTCGTGACGAAGAGCTTTGAGGAGCAGCTGCGACGAGGAACTGTCCAAGCCAGAGGTTGGTTCATCCAGGATCAGCAGAGATGGCTCCATCACCATCTCAATCCCCACATTGACACGCTTCCTCTGCCCGCCAGAGATTCCACGCTTCTCCACCGTCCCAACCACCGAGTTCCTGACCCCCTGAAGGTCCAGGGACTCTATAACCCTCTCCACAATGAGAACCCTATCACGGTGTGACATTCTCGCAGGGAGCCTGAAGGGTTACAATAGAAATGCTAAGAAACTGATGAGATAAATATTCCTGAAAGTGTATCTGATGTACAACCATTATTACCTGCAATTTGCGCTGAACCAAAGGTTTTCCTCCACGGTTAAGTTCCCATGAACGACGTCGTCCTGAGGCACAAAGCCAATGATCTTCTTGTAAGAACGTATACTTCCCTGCGCTCCATTAACAAGGACAGAACCGGTCACTTGATAACCGGTCACCTTCCCGGCCACAGCATTAAGGAACGTTGTCTTGCCGGCTCCTGAGGGGCCCATGACGGCGGTGACACGGCCCGGCTGGAGTTCGCCTGTGACAGACCTCAGCAGCTTCCTTTTTCCAAGTGACAGGGTTAGGTTCTTGAACTCAACCTTGAGCAAAGGCCTGGTCATCTCCTTTTGTAGCTCCTTCACCTTGGCAAGCACTCCGGTGAAGGACATGTTCTTGTTCTCTTCCTGCCTGGCCTTCTCCAACTCTATCTCGCCATATGCATACTTGAATATTTGAGTTTGAGTTGATCTGTGCTTGCCTTTCGGCGCTGGCCTGTCATTGGTAGCGACAACTTCTCCATCGCCGCTTATGTCCATGACAACCGAAGGCATGACTTCGGATATCTCGCTTGTGTTCTGAGCTGAAAACACTATGGAGTCTGACCTTTCATTTGGCCCGGTCGAACCCATCAGGCGCGCTTCCTGCACCCTGTGGCTAGAATTCTCGAGATCGGTCTGCTGACGAAAGGATCTCCTGCGTGAAAATGTGCGCGACAGATGGTCCTGCACGCCGGTCACATGTTTCCTCGCGATCTGTTTGGCCGCCTTCCATCCCTGGTGAGCCCTGAGCTGCTGCCGGGCAAGCTGAATCGCGTTCTCCCTCGACCTCGCTTTCCTCCGTTCACGAATAGTGAGGAACTGACCTGAGCAGTTGTACACGACCAAGAGCGACACGCCTATTATACCCTGCATGCATCAAGTAGCAAGACTGAGTTTGGTACTCCATGGTGCAAACACATCACCTGGTAAGCCAGCAAAATGTTACAGGATTTACCACTAAACAAGCGCCCAAAATGATGATGTTTTCATTCGTTTCGTTTTCCTTACATGAGCCTTTAATGACGCATTCTGAAATTTTTAATGTAAAAGTCAGCTTATCCAAGATGAATACAATGGCGGCATCATTAAAGATGATACCGTAGCTAAGGCATGCTGATTGCGCTTACTCTCTTCTCTGGTGGAACCCAATTTGCAATAATGCCTGCAGAGGAAACAACCAAGAAACAAGTTAGAAACAGATTCTGTAGTGTGTATAACGTGAGATAGAGATGCCATAGGATTAGATCATTACCCACTGGTACAGGACAATTTGGATGTTGTGCTTGGGCAGTGGTAACCAGCCGGACAGAAGATTTCTTCAGTGCTCCCAAAATCAGCCCATTTGTCAGCGCCACCGCAGCCATTGGTGGAGTTTGGAGTTATCTGGTACTTGTATCTGAGAGAGAGAAATTTAGCAACTCAGCTAACATGGCTTCTGCATTTGTCTACCACGAAACAAAATGCCTCAACAAATGTACGAATAGGACATCTTACGGATCACAAAGACCAGTGGTTGAGTTCCCTTTGGCACGCGGACAGTACGATCCCAACGGACAAGCTATATAGACATAGGAGACACAAAAACTCGAGTCATTTCACAATCCGATGCCCGATCTTTGCAGCAAATTTCAGTTCATAACAAATACTACAGTCATTTGGAAGTGTCGGAAGGAAACTTACGGAGCATGCAGGTGAGGCCACGGGGACAGAAGAAGCCCTCGCAGCACGCCTGGCAGTTGGTAGCTCTCAGCGGGATGGTCTCGTTGTCGTTGGCGGCGGGGATCGGACCAACGGAGCAAGCCCACCCCGGCTCGCAACCCGGCGACCAAGCAGAGATGCCACAGTTTATGTTGGTCTCCAGGAAGAGGTTTTTCTCGCCTTTGGGGTTGTACAGGCTCGTGAAGTAGAACTTGGCTTCTGCCGGCGTGCATAAGCGCTGCGGCATGTCACCTGAGTGAGTGCATCATTCATTCCACACATCAGACACCTTACTCGCCATCTGAAACTAGTTTCTTTCTGTATGATACAATGTGATGTTCTTTTCCCCTCAAAAAAAATAATGTGAAAATGTAGAAATAAGAAGGTCAGATTTGTCGGAAAAGATCGCAAGTCGAACTAGTGGCTAACTCGTGACGATCATACGAATGATCGGAGCAGACCACACTATTTAGAGTTGATCCTGTCAAGCCCAATGGTGTTGAGGTCACATCCAAGCATGTATTATTCAACAGAGAAAAATGTGCGTTGGAACGCCACTTGGCATGACCACCTAACACCAGGTCTGTATCAGACCCGTCCAACTCGAGAAAATGCGCCGGCGAAGGGGGTTCAATTCCAAAAGAAACCGTCTCGATCTACCCATGTAATATGTTGCTTCCCCAACACAATACCACTTTACAACACCAGGGAGTGGAAGTTTGCGGTTTCGCTTACGCGAGTAACGAATTCTGACTGCACTGAGAGTATTACCAAGAAGTAGAAACTGAAATGAATTTGTTAGCAACAAATCAAATTTCATACTAGACAAAAAAAATGTGAACAATTGTCGAAAAGAAAATAAACCGTATTTGAAAATGTGGCTATGGCAAGGCGCATTGGACCGGAGCATACGGATGGGATCCGGTCAAAGAGACCGGACACAGGTTGGCCCGTCGCTAGCAACTATTTAATTCAGCACTGACTGTACTACTTGGGCAACGAGATTGTTCAACGCGGAGTTTAAAAATCAAGAAAGGGGAAGCAAATCGGCGCAAGGGAAGTGGTAGCAGCAGTGGTCAATGAACCCAATCGAGCCCAAATCAAGAGCAACCGGCGAGGGAGCAATTCagcgaacacctgagctgcacgcACGAATGGGTCCAGCAGCGGAGGAAACCGGGGGAGGGAGGCAGgcaggatggatggatggatcaccTCTGGTGTCGGCGAGGCAGCGCTGCACGAAGCCGAGGTCGGAGGAGTAGTTGAAGGCCCCGTTCCAGTCCTCCTGCCTGCGGAAACGGAAACCGCCGGGGGAGGCGGCGGGGTCAGCCGGCGCCGGCACGACGACAACGCGCCTCTCCTGGCCCTAGTAGTACGGGACGGGGGAAGGGGAAAGAAAACGGAGCGAGCTGTAGCAGAGAGAGGCTCACGTGTCGGAGACGCAGAAGCTGAAGCGGTCGGAGATTGTCCTGGCGACGTCGTTGGTGAGCCCCGTCAGCTGCGCCTGCACGCCCCTCATCTCCGGCGGCACCGGCGGGGCCTGCCGCTCTTGCTGCCCGCTGGCGCCACCGGCGAACAGCGCGAGCAACAGCAGGAGGACCGGCAGCGCGACCCGCCGCCGGTACCGCGAGGGCTCGGCATGGCGCATTCCGGGACAGAGGAGGAGCGGGCAAGCAGCGGGGCGGGGCGGAGAGGGGGTCTGGGACTACAgctggctggggggggggggggggggggggggagagccgaagagaaggaggaaggagggagaCGGTGAAAAACGAGTAGACATGATGCGATTTTAAACGGCTGGAGGGGTGGGGACGCGTGCACAGTGTACTCACCAACGCACGCACACGGCTTTGAATATTCGGCGGAGGCAGCCAGCCGCCGGTGCCATCTGCGGTGTGCGCGGGGtgaaatggatggatggatggataaacAAACCGACGGGCTTTTGACACAACCAATGGTTGATCCGGTGGCGAGGGGGTTGGTGGAGGGGCAGCTTAGATTTTGGCCTGGATCCGTATCCGTGGACTGCTTCTCCGCAGGAAGTTGCAGGAGAATTTCATACACCTCCTGCGCTTTTTGTCTGGTAAATGTGCGTATACGTTGCTGGGAGAGCGTACATATCTCTACACCGtaaatccgacccctcaaacgtCCGTACACCCGCAGACAGAGCATCTACGCCCGGATACATCCACGTACTTGCAGGGGAATTTCATGCTGCGCGCTTTTTCTGTGTCGGGTAAATGTACATGTATGTGGCTTGGAGAGCGTCTACCAGCCGGATAAGGCAAATTCCACCCCTCAAACGCCCATCGACGGCGTCTGTGAGCGGCCGCTAGACAACGGCCGATCACGCCTTAAAATGATCGATTCCACAACCAGATACCTCAAATACATCCCGACAAAAAAAAATCTCAAATCCATAGTATTACATGCAACGTAAACCTAATCTTAAGTGGAGTCCATCCGGCTTCGCCGTGCGCATGCCCGGCGGTCGGCTGCGGCCCTCGGAGTGTTGGTCCGGTTGTCGGTGAGGTCGAGTTGGACAAGGGACACGGGCCGGCTCACGGAACTCAAGGcgccgccgtctcccatgccctactctttctCATCTGAGCTCGGATCCCTGATAGTGTCGGCGGACGTGACATCGATGATCGATCCGGCCTGAGAGGAGCTGGCGACATCCACTACGACGCGACGGCGGCGGCCAAACTGGTGCATCGTACGGGACGCCAGAGAATGCAACTCTGCATCGCCAACATCCACCACCACAAGGGTTGTCGCCGTCTCCCGCGCCCGCTGCCTCGCCCGTCGGGCACGTCGCACCATATTTGCGTCCGCCGATGCCCATGtgtcccccccccctcccgcctCGACTCGCCAACAAAGAGGTTGCGCATCTGCAACATCGTTCAGACGCCAAACGGACCGCACCGCCTTTGGTGAGGCAGCAACAACACACCTCGTGATAGATCCATGCACCAATTGAGCGAACGCAATGGATTCCCGACGGAAGGAGTCCGACCGCTGCCATCGGGCGGCCTCCTCCCGGGACCAGAGGAGCGCAAGCCGGACAGTCATCTCATCCTCAAGGCTGCATGGGATGAGCTCGGAGTCGCGGATCCGGAGGTGTAGGACTCGGATCAGCTGCCCATCATGCCGGAGAAGGCCAAATGGGAGTTGGGGTGGCGGAATGGAGTGGAGTGGGTAGGGTTTGGTCCGACTAGCGGATTAGGTCGAATATATGTGGGTCAGGTGGGCCAGCGTGGGCCCGGTCCAACGTGGCGGACGCGCCCGAGCACGCtccatatccgcctcatatttgagttggatatgaggggtgccagtcAACCCGGGCGTTTAAGGCTGGTTTGAGGCATCCGTCTGGATCGTCTTTTTACTAGGCTGTGTCCGAGAGGGTTTTAAGGCGCCTGACCGCAGATGCTCTTAGTTTGGTTGATTTGGCTTGCTCTTGCAGAAACAACATTGTTTTTGCTGAAGGTTTTTTTTTCAATCGGATAAGATATGATCTCTGAAGCCACCGTAAACGGTTTTGATGCGGACATGGTGACGGATTCGCACATGTGGCAGTATGGACCTGCATGATGCGGATAGAAAAAAATAGCAATGGTAGGGAATAAAAGCAATCAGGAGAATAATTTTGAAATAAAAAGAGAGGAAATATTCAATTTAAGTTGCCCAATCTTTAGATATTTTTAGCAACTCTCATGACAATACGAGATATTTTGGAAAACCATGCATGATATTGGGTAGAGTAACTAAATGTTTTTTCTTCTtcagtttttaacttcttttttTATCAATATGTTttatttggaatatttatgaatttcgtAATCATTCCAATTTTATTTAAGTTTTTCACATTTTCCTGGAAAGCCTCATTTATATAAATATTTTTCTTCCTACAAGTAAGTCATATTTGCTTTCTATTACATCCGTCCCAAAATATCAGATGTAATTTGAACTGGAAAACGTcgtatattttgggacggaggtagtagtttattatccaaccccccccccccccccccccccaacacacacacacaattatacttaagtttttaaaaatgaaatgaAACATGTTTTTTATTTCTTTCAGATCCCTTTTTTCCTTCTGGAtttgtgtttttgttttgtttttattgaGCTATACTAATTTCAGGGGAATAATCACTAGCGTTTAACTCGTTTTCGTTGTGCTAGAAAATCAAATTTATACGGTTTTGATACTCGCGGGACCAAAACGACCAGATATTTAAGTTGATGGGCCAAACGTTGAGCTTGTAGTTAAAGCATCATGCTACTTGGGTATGAACGTAAGCTAGTGAAGCTTCCCGCTACTAGACAGGGTCACAAATATCCCCTTTCCTTttctcaaaaataataataatcacaTTTCCTTTTCTTAACAACAAGTTaactgatactccctccgtccgaaaatacttgtcattaaaatagaTAAAAAGGAATGTATccagaactaaaatatatctacatacatcctcttttatttattttgatgacaagtattt is a window encoding:
- the LOC123043308 gene encoding ABC transporter G family member 25 isoform X2, producing MRHAEPSRYRRRVALPVLLLLLALFAGGASGQQERQAPPVPPEMRGVQAQLTGLTNDVARTISDRFSFCVSDTQEDWNGAFNYSSDLGFVQRCLADTRGDMPQRLCTPAEAKFYFTSLYNPKGEKNLFLETNINCGISAWSPGCEPGWACSVGPIPAANDNETIPLRATNCQACCEGFFCPRGLTCMLPCPLGSYCPRAKGNSTTGLCDPYKYQITPNSTNGCGGADKWADFGSTEEIFCPAGYHCPSTTSKLSCTSGHYCKLGSTREEKCVIKGSCKENETNENIIILGACLVGIIGVSLLVVYNCSGQFLTIRERRKARSRENAIQLARQQLRAHQGWKAAKQIARKHVTGVQDHLSRTFSRRRSFRQQTDLENSSHRVQEARLMGSTGPNERSDSIVFSAQNTSEISEVMPSVVMDISGDGEVVATNDRPAPKGKHRSTQTQIFKYAYGEIELEKARQEENKNMSFTGVLAKVKELQKEMTRPLLKVEFKNLTLSLGKRKLLRSVTGELQPGRVTAVMGPSGAGKTTFLNAVAGKVTGYQVTGSVLVNGAQGSIRSYKKIIGFVPQDDVVHGNLTVEENLWFSANCRLPARMSHRDRVLIVERVIESLDLQGVRNSVVGTVEKRGISGGQRKRVNVGIEMVMEPSLLILDEPTSGLDSSSSQLLLKALRHEALEGVNICAVVHQPSYTLYNMFDDLILLAKGGLIVYNGPIKTIEDYFSTLGIHVPDRVNPPDHYIDILEGIVKPESGIKAKHLPVHWMLYNGYEVPGDMKDDLKAMGEQSPDVDINRSMSGSTPHCLPAGVSNAFAQERNRLEHRLSKPGDLSSRRTPGILKQYKFFLGRVTKQRLREGRLLGVDFLILGLAGICLGTIAKLSDPTFGMPGYIYTIIAVSLLCKIAALRSFSLERLQYLRERESGMSTLAYFLARDTIDHFNTALKPIIYLSMFYYFNNPRSSIGSNYIILLSLVYCVTGIGYTFAICFNPGSAQLCSALIPVVLTLLSTQRTTPTFLKNMSYPKWALEGFIIANAKRYPGVWLITRCGLLFRSGFNIHNYQLCIVVLFMYGLFFRIVAFVAMVLLKKR